From one Azospirillum ramasamyi genomic stretch:
- a CDS encoding cell division protein ZapA produces the protein MAQVDIEVNGRFYRMLCEDGQEARLQELAAYVDDRLRRLTGGGRSGSEAQMMLMTCLVLADELQDVMSGKGIAPAVDETAVVGELDRVAKRIEEVAARLERA, from the coding sequence ATGGCCCAGGTCGACATCGAAGTGAACGGCCGGTTCTATCGCATGCTGTGCGAGGACGGGCAGGAGGCGCGGCTGCAGGAACTGGCGGCCTACGTCGACGACCGGCTGCGCCGGCTGACCGGCGGCGGGCGCAGCGGGTCGGAGGCGCAGATGATGCTGATGACCTGCCTGGTGCTGGCCGACGAACTGCAGGACGTGATGTCCGGCAAGGGCATCGCCCCGGCGGTGGACGAGACCGCGGTGGTCGGCGAACTCGATCGTGTCGCAAAACGCATCGAAGAGGTTGCCGCGCGGCTCGAACGCGCCTAG
- a CDS encoding 5-formyltetrahydrofolate cyclo-ligase, translated as MTDPQAKDAARREARARRDAIAGSDRPAASAAVCRRIAELAADGHLPPGAVGGYWPLGSELDARPALIHLRQLGRPVSLPVSGPRGTALVFRDWDPEAPMAVGRYGIHEPGEGRAVLRPSLLLVPLLAFDRGGHRLGYGAGYYDRTLDGLRADGAVLAVGVAFAAQEMPAVPVDGHDERLDWIVTERETLRILK; from the coding sequence ATGACCGACCCGCAAGCCAAGGACGCCGCCCGACGCGAGGCGCGCGCCCGGCGCGACGCCATCGCCGGCTCCGACCGCCCCGCAGCCTCCGCCGCCGTGTGCCGCCGCATCGCCGAACTGGCGGCGGACGGGCATCTGCCGCCTGGGGCCGTCGGCGGGTATTGGCCGCTCGGCTCCGAACTCGACGCGCGGCCTGCTTTGATCCATCTTAGGCAGCTTGGCCGTCCGGTTTCCCTGCCGGTGTCGGGGCCGCGCGGCACCGCGCTGGTCTTCCGCGACTGGGATCCGGAAGCGCCGATGGCCGTTGGCCGCTATGGCATCCACGAGCCGGGGGAGGGGCGCGCGGTCCTGCGCCCGTCGCTGCTGCTGGTGCCGCTGCTGGCCTTCGACCGCGGCGGGCACCGCCTGGGCTATGGCGCCGGCTATTACGACCGGACGCTGGACGGCCTGCGGGCGGACGGGGCGGTTCTGGCGGTCGGCGTGGCCTTCGCGGCGCAGGAAATGCCGGCGGTGCCGGTGGACGGCCACGACGAGCGGCTGGACTGGATCGTGACGGAGCGGGAAACGCTCCGCATTCTTAAGTGA
- a CDS encoding TIGR00282 family metallophosphoesterase — MRILFFGDVVGRAGRDAVLAHMPMLRERLDPDLTVVNGENSAGGYGVTVKIAEDFFAAGIDVVTLGNHTWDQKELVGTIEQQPRIIRPLNYPEGTPGRGFVLLQARGGRKVLVVNVLLRLFMEPMDDPFAAVDRVLKAHRLGPGGVDAVLIDMHGEATSEKMIMGHFCDGRASLVVGTHSHVPTADHMVLPKGTAYQSDAGMCGDYDSAIGMKKEVALAKMVRKLPTERLSPAEGEGTVCGCYVETDDRSGLAVRIEPVRIGGRLSQTLPERMQ; from the coding sequence ATGCGGATTCTGTTCTTCGGCGATGTGGTGGGCCGGGCCGGGCGCGATGCGGTGCTGGCGCACATGCCGATGCTGCGCGAAAGGCTGGACCCCGACCTGACCGTGGTGAACGGCGAGAACTCCGCCGGCGGCTACGGCGTCACGGTCAAGATCGCCGAGGATTTCTTCGCCGCCGGCATCGACGTGGTGACGCTGGGCAACCATACCTGGGACCAGAAGGAACTGGTCGGCACCATCGAGCAGCAGCCGCGCATCATCCGCCCGCTGAACTACCCGGAGGGCACGCCCGGCCGCGGCTTCGTCCTGCTGCAGGCGCGCGGCGGGCGCAAGGTGCTGGTGGTGAACGTGCTGCTCCGCCTGTTCATGGAGCCGATGGACGATCCCTTCGCCGCGGTGGACCGGGTGCTGAAGGCGCATCGCCTCGGGCCGGGCGGCGTCGACGCCGTGCTGATCGACATGCATGGCGAGGCGACCAGCGAGAAGATGATCATGGGCCACTTCTGCGACGGCCGCGCCTCGCTGGTGGTGGGCACCCACAGCCATGTGCCGACCGCCGACCATATGGTCCTGCCGAAGGGCACCGCCTATCAGTCGGACGCCGGCATGTGCGGCGATTACGACAGCGCCATCGGCATGAAGAAGGAGGTGGCGTTGGCCAAGATGGTGCGCAAGCTGCCGACCGAGCGGCTGTCGCCGGCCGAAGGGGAAGGCACCGTCTGCGGCTGCTACGTCGAGACCGACGACCGCAGCGGGCTGGCGGTGCGGATCGAACCGGTGCGCATCGGCGGGCGGCTGAGCCAGACTTTGCCGGAGCGAATGCAGTAG